A region of the Verrucomicrobiia bacterium genome:
GGAAAAAAAGATATATTCCAACCCCAGGAAAAGGAAAGCGATCAACAGGAACACCAACCAGTCCCGGTCCTCACGGGCGAGATCCCGATAGAAAAACAACGCCACGAGGGCAACCAGCGCATACACGATGTTGAACTGGGTCTTGAGGTCGTCGAAGAACATGTTGATCTGGCCCCAGAACTGCAACGCGGTGCGCTCGGCGTGGATTTTTTCGAATTGGCCGCCTGCGAAGTGGCGGACAAATCCCGCGACCGTGCGCGTATAACCCCAATTCATCGGCGGATCCGTCGCGGACGACAACGGCAGATACGCGTACAGCGCCAATCCAAGAATCACCGCCGCATACGTCGCGATGACCTGCCGCCACATCAACAGCAACCCGGACCCTTCTTTCCACAGCAGATACAACCACACTCCCGCGCCCACACCATGGGCCAGAATCCACGCCGCGGAGAAACCACCTTGGTGAAACAAGCTGCCGGGAGTTACGATCATCTTCAGGATCCCGAGCATGATCACCGCCAGGATGGGTGCGAGCAAGTCCCGCCCAAGCTTGCGGTCCGCCAGCCACACGAACGACGGCAAAGCCACAGTCAGCAGCACCAGCGTCTGGTGGTTCGTCAGGCTCACGCCCCACACGAACGCCGCCAGGTAAAGCCTCCCCCGCCGCTCCGTCTCGAAGCTCCAGCGATACAGCAGCGACAGCGTCACCATCAGGAAGAACGCGTTCAACGCGTACACCGCCGTGATCACTGACTGCGACCACATCACGGGTGAAAACGCCAGGATCAGCGCCGCTGACACAGCACTCGCGAGGATGATTCGTCCCAGCGCGCGTTCATCCGCTACCTGCTGCAAGAAACCACACCGCGACGCCATCACGCGCCCGCTCTTCGAGATCAGCAGGGCCGCGAACCCGACGGCCAGCGCGCCAAAGAACGCGGACATCAGGTTCATGCGCCAGGCAATACTGCCGAACGGAAGAATCCACTGCCAAATCCACGCGAGGATCGTCCACACCGGGTAACCCGGCGGATGCGGCACACCCAGATTGTGCGCCGCGGTCAGAAACCCGCCGGACTCTCCCAGCGTCACGCTTGGCGCCAATGTGTACCAATAACTCGCGAACGCCACGGTACTGGCGACCATGAACGCGGCCTTGTCGCCTACGCTGAAAAATGCCGTCGACTCGCACGAAGTCCCGTGAGCGGATCCCGTCGTCCCGGTCGGCTCTGGGGAATCACTCATGGTTGTGAGGCTTGGCGCATGCGCGAGGGGACTGGACCATCGTCACGCGTCGGTCTTCAACGTGGCGCGTGGCTTGCGTCGAAATCCGTGCGCGAATGCCAGCGACCACACCATCCACAGCGCCTCGCGCACGATGTGGCCGGACATCTTGGATTGGCCCGCGGAGCGGTCGGCGAACGTGATCGGAATCTCACGGATCCGGAAACCCTTCATCCATGCTTTGTGTGTCATCTCAATCTGGAAGGCGTAGCCGTTGCTCCGCACTTCATCGAGTTCAAGCGTCTCCAGCACCTTTCGGCGAAAGCATTTGAAGCCCCCGGTTGGGTCGTAGACGGGCAAACCCGTGATAATTCTGACATAATAAGAAGCCCCCTTGCTCAAAACGAGGCGCGAGAGCGGCCAGTTCACCACGCGCACGCCGTCGATGTAGCGCGAGCCGAGCACTAGGTCGGCTTCCTGGATCGCCTTCAACATGTTCGGGATCTCGCGCGGGTCGTGGGAAAAATCCGCGTCCATTTCGATGAGGTAGGCGTACCCGCGCGACAAGCCCCATTTGAACCCGGCAATGTACGCCGTGCCCAACCCCAGCTTCCCGGCCCGGCTCAACAGGTGCACACGCGGCTCGGCCTGTGCCATCTCGGTCACAATCGCCGCGGTACCGTCGGGCGAGTTATCATCCACCACCAGTATTTCGAGGTTCGGGACCTGCGACAACACCAACTCGACGATCGAGCGGATGTTCTCCCTCTCGTTGTACGTCGGAATGATGACCAATGCTCGTTCGTCCTGCGCCACGCTATTTCGCCTCCTTCACAAACCGCGGATTCGCCAGCACCAGATACGCGCCCTGATGAAACACCGCCGGCCAGTTCTCTTGTTGCGCCTGCTGGATCACTTCCCGTACGCCCCGTAGGCCGATGGTATACACCGCATCGATGCCCACTGGCAACTGCCCGGTTCGCCCGTCGGGCAGCGTCCGCTGCTCCACTCCGTACTCCAGCACGAGGAACTTCGCCTCCTCCAGCCGACAATCGAACCAGTAAAGTTCCTGCGGAATGTGCGTCGGCACCGGCATGTCATTGTCCACCCCTTTGTAGCGCGCACAAAAAGTCAACATGCTGCGGCGGTCGCATCGCGCCAGCCAGTAGATCTGCTTGGGCACAATCACAAAATCATCTTTCGCCGTGTGTGCGTTGACGTATGCCATGGCCGCCTCGGCGTCCGTCGCGGACTGCTGAGTCCACATGTCGATGCGGGTATGGAAATGGCTCCACGCACCGGCTGCCGACTGCAGACCGAAGCCGGCCAGCACGATACAGGCGACTCCCATTGCCGTCGCTTCCTTTGATTTTCCCGCAACCCGTTTCACCAACTCCCCGGCCCACGTCAGTACTCCGGCAAAACCCACCGCCATCAACGGCAGGAAGATCGTCGCGGGATAAAAGAACAAAGGCACATTGTTGAGCTTCTTGAACACGCCGTACATCAACACCAACAGCCAAAACGGCACCCACAACCGCAGTCGCCAATCACGCGTCGGGAGAAACACAAAACCAATCGCCGCCACGGTCAACCACCAATCATGTCCTGACCACGGCATCGGTGGCCCTTGTGTCGGCGTCTTGAAACTGAGCGTCCACACGTTCTCAATGAATCGCCCAATCTCGCCTCCGAAGGTCGGACGCGCCTCGTTGCTCGCAACGCTGGTCAACCGCCCCACCTGCGTCATCAGTTGTCCCCACCCGTGCGCCGCGCTATACCACAAGACAAACAGGCCCGCGTACGCGCACGCCAGCGCCCCGGCCACGATCACGTCCCGCCACGCGCGCGACGATTTCCATTCGCGCCAGTTCACCACGGCCACCGTGGCGACCACCGCCCCGACCAACGGGTATGTGAAATAATTCGTCGCCGTTGCCAACGAACAGAATACTCCCGCCCACGCCGCGTCATGCAGGCGTTTCTCCTGGACATAGCGAATCAAAAAACCGACCGCCGCCAAAGCCAGGACACCAGACATCGGATGGGAGCGCACCCAGCGGAAATTTATGTTGGCCTCGGAGTAAACCAGGAATGCGGCCGCGCAAAGAAAACCAAAGTTCTTGTCGCGAAGCCGCGTGCCGATCCAAAACAGCAGCGCCCCCGCCACCAGCGCCGTCACCGCGCCCAGCGCGCGGGCCACGACAATGTCGTTGCCGAACATACGCAGCAATGCGCCGTTCACCATCATGTAGAGTGGCGGGTACGGGTACGGGAAAATAAAATCGTCCACGATGGGCCCAATCCGCGGCGTTCCGTGGATAAACGTCCAGGATTTCTCCATCCACTCGCCCTCGTCGCCGTACCAGTTTGGGTTCGTCCGCAGGTTCGGGAGAAAAAGCAGCGCCCATAACGCCACCAACACAAAAGCGGTGTTACGCTCCCCCTTCGTCTTGAATGGCAACTTCATGGCCGGTTGATGAGATAAACGCGCATCGGACCAAAATTGGTGCTTGGGCCGCCAAAGTTAACGCGACTGGCATCGAAACTCGTCCGGTTGTCGTCCACAACAAGCACGACGGCATTGGTGGCCAGTACATCTCCGTGACCGCTTAGCATCGCTAGAAAGGGCA
Encoded here:
- a CDS encoding polyprenol monophosphomannose synthase, whose amino-acid sequence is MAQDERALVIIPTYNERENIRSIVELVLSQVPNLEILVVDDNSPDGTAAIVTEMAQAEPRVHLLSRAGKLGLGTAYIAGFKWGLSRGYAYLIEMDADFSHDPREIPNMLKAIQEADLVLGSRYIDGVRVVNWPLSRLVLSKGASYYVRIITGLPVYDPTGGFKCFRRKVLETLELDEVRSNGYAFQIEMTHKAWMKGFRIREIPITFADRSAGQSKMSGHIVREALWMVWSLAFAHGFRRKPRATLKTDA
- a CDS encoding glycosyltransferase family 39 protein — protein: MKLPFKTKGERNTAFVLVALWALLFLPNLRTNPNWYGDEGEWMEKSWTFIHGTPRIGPIVDDFIFPYPYPPLYMMVNGALLRMFGNDIVVARALGAVTALVAGALLFWIGTRLRDKNFGFLCAAAFLVYSEANINFRWVRSHPMSGVLALAAVGFLIRYVQEKRLHDAAWAGVFCSLATATNYFTYPLVGAVVATVAVVNWREWKSSRAWRDVIVAGALACAYAGLFVLWYSAAHGWGQLMTQVGRLTSVASNEARPTFGGEIGRFIENVWTLSFKTPTQGPPMPWSGHDWWLTVAAIGFVFLPTRDWRLRLWVPFWLLVLMYGVFKKLNNVPLFFYPATIFLPLMAVGFAGVLTWAGELVKRVAGKSKEATAMGVACIVLAGFGLQSAAGAWSHFHTRIDMWTQQSATDAEAAMAYVNAHTAKDDFVIVPKQIYWLARCDRRSMLTFCARYKGVDNDMPVPTHIPQELYWFDCRLEEAKFLVLEYGVEQRTLPDGRTGQLPVGIDAVYTIGLRGVREVIQQAQQENWPAVFHQGAYLVLANPRFVKEAK